The following proteins are encoded in a genomic region of Oncorhynchus masou masou isolate Uvic2021 chromosome 32, UVic_Omas_1.1, whole genome shotgun sequence:
- the LOC135525660 gene encoding prolyl hydroxylase EGLN3-like isoform X2, producing the protein MNSYGLCIVDNFLGNKIGERVLREVRHIHQVGKMQDGELAGGNFGKNISIRGDKIAWVEGTETGCENLGFLLTRMDKLITYADGKLGSYKIKGRHKAMVACYPGKGTGYVKHVDNPNADGRCITCIYYLNKNWNPQEHGGILRIFPEGKSYVADVEPLFDRLLFFWSDRRNPHEVQPSYATRYAITVWYFDSEERAEAKRRFRDLIASTQDPDGSSTP; encoded by the exons ATGAATTCATATGGTCTGTGCATTGTGGACAATTTTCTCGGAAACAAAATTGGAGAGCGCGTTCTACGAGAAGTCCGACACATTCACCAAGTTGGAAAGATGCAAGACGGGGAACTTGCAGGTGGAAACTTTGGCAAAAATATATCCATTCGAGGTGATAAAATTGCGTGGGTGGAAGGGACTGAAACAGGTTGTGAAAACCTTGGCTTTCTATTGACAAGGATGGATAAACTCATCACCTATGCCGACGGTAAACTGGGAAGCTACAAAATTAAAGGGAGGCATAAA GCGATGGTGGCGTGTTATCCAGGAAAAGGGACAGGATATGTGAAACATGTGGACAATCCCAATGCTGACGGTCGCTGCATCACCTGTATCTACTACCTCAACAAAAACTGGAACCCCCAA GAGCATGGAGGAATTCTTCGCATTTTTCCCGAAGGCAAATCCTACGTTGCAGATGTTGAGCCCCTGTTTGACAGACTGCTGTTCTTTTGGTCAGATAGAAGGAATCCACATGAGGTGCAGCCTTCATATGCAACAAG ATATGCTATAACCGTGTGGTATTTCGATTCAGAAGAAAGGGCAGAGGCAAAGAGACGGTTTAGAGACTTAATAG CCTCCACCCAAGACCCGGACGGAAGCAGTACTCCCTGA
- the LOC135525660 gene encoding prolyl hydroxylase EGLN3-like isoform X1 → MPLLQHVMDTELERLAMDQIVPSLLDQGFFYVDNFLGELAGNFVLNQVKEMHYSGVLQDGQLAGPGPFGVSKRNIRGDKIAWVNGGEKRCEAIHLLLTLIDKLVSLCIGRLGKSIIRERSKAMVACYPGKGTGYVKHVDNPNADGRCITCIYYLNKNWNPQEHGGILRIFPEGKSYVADVEPLFDRLLFFWSDRRNPHEVQPSYATRYAITVWYFDSEERAEAKRRFRDLIASTQDPDGSSTP, encoded by the exons ATGCCTCTTCTGCAACATGTAATGGATACAGAGTTGGAGCGGTTAGCCATGGACCAGATTGTCCCATCTCTACTCGACCAAGGATTCTTTTACGTAGACAACTTTCTAGGAGAATTGGCTGGAAACTTTGTTTTGAACCAAGTGAAAGAGATGCACTACTCTGGAGTTCTGCAGGATGGACAGCTGGCTGGTCCTGGCCCTTTTGGGGTCTCCAAAAGGAACATTAGAGGAGATAAGATAGCCTGGGTCAATGGAGGTGAAAAGAGGTGCGAGGCTATTCACCTCCTTCTGACATTAATCGATAAGTTGGTTTCTCTTTGCATCGGTCGACTTGGGAAAAGTATAATTCGAGAAAGATCGAAG GCGATGGTGGCGTGTTATCCAGGAAAAGGGACAGGATATGTGAAACATGTGGACAATCCCAATGCTGACGGTCGCTGCATCACCTGTATCTACTACCTCAACAAAAACTGGAACCCCCAA GAGCATGGAGGAATTCTTCGCATTTTTCCCGAAGGCAAATCCTACGTTGCAGATGTTGAGCCCCTGTTTGACAGACTGCTGTTCTTTTGGTCAGATAGAAGGAATCCACATGAGGTGCAGCCTTCATATGCAACAAG ATATGCTATAACCGTGTGGTATTTCGATTCAGAAGAAAGGGCAGAGGCAAAGAGACGGTTTAGAGACTTAATAG CCTCCACCCAAGACCCGGACGGAAGCAGTACTCCCTGA